Proteins encoded within one genomic window of Ranitomeya variabilis isolate aRanVar5 chromosome 4, aRanVar5.hap1, whole genome shotgun sequence:
- the LOC143766216 gene encoding uncharacterized protein LOC143766216 — translation MWCAALQVEVLTISDLLSGDRLYKKIFLIYSSMMDKDRDKMVERILHLTLEILFRLTGEDYTVVKKTSSERCQDPVSEGCGRSMSPIMGPPPHPMIHEDVNDQKILELTYKIIELLTGEVPIRCQDVTIYFSMEEWEYLEGHKDAYKDVMMEVPQPLTSPVLSSKRTTPERCPRPLLSHDCKQEDPHVPQDYQGEDLTHINTTEICVMGDEWCKEEIPTYDSPDYCTRRSEEQLTSSIFKSDDLEITQDTIEVNAISPDTQSSLHRKDLSSDNLKQVLSSDPSKTIKENQTDKWGVKNQNTLATKKLFSCSEYEKSSLKLFFVAQQTISTEDARFSCSKYGKYVSQRSNLDKHEVMHTEEKPYSCLDCGTCFGYQSHLIRHQRNHTGEKPYSCSECGKCFTNKSHLVRHQRSHTGEKPYSCLECGKCFADKTYLVTHQRSHTGEKPYSCLECGKSFANKTYLFTHQRSHTGERPYSCSECGKSFAQKSHILRHQRCHTGKKPYSCSQCGKGFANKSHLVKHQKFHTGERPFSCSDCERCFTEKSTLIRHQRTHTGEKPYSCSECGKYFNQKSSLVIHKRTHTGEKPYSCSECGKCCADKSNLLKHKKIHTGQKPFSCSECGKCLVDKQSLLKHQRIHTGEKPFLCVECGKCWADKSSLVSHQKIHTGEKPFSCSECGICFLRKSHLVRHQRIHTGEKPYSCSECGKCFTRISHLFRHQKFHMERSLYHT, via the exons GTCCTTACAATATCGGATCTTCTTAGTGGTGATCGTTTATATAAGAAGATTTTCCTGATTTACTCATCAATGATGGAtaaggacagagacaagatggtggagaggatattacacctcaccctagagatcctcttccggcttactggagag gattacacagtagtgaagaagacctctagtgagcgctgtcaggaccctgtgtctgagggatgcggAAGATCCatgagcccaatcatggggcctccacctcaccccatgATACATGAGGATGTCAATgatcagaagatcctagaactcacctacaagattattgagctgctgactggagag gttcctataaggtgtcaggatgtcaccatctatttctccatggaggagtgggagtatttagaaggacacaaagatgcgtacaaggacgtcatgatggaggttccccagcccctcacatcaccag ttctgtccagtaagaggacaacaccagagagatgtccccgtcctcttctctcacatgactgtaaacaagaagatccccatGTTCCTCAAgattatcag ggtgaagatctgacccatattaatactacagagatatgtgtgatgggtgatgagtggtgtaaagaggagattccaacATATGActccccag attactgtaccaggagatcagaggaacaactgacatcttcaatttttaaatcagatgaccttgagatcacacaggatacaattgaagtgaatgccatttctccagatacacaatcatcccTTCACAGAAAAGATCTATCATCTGATAATTTGAAACAGGTCCTATCTTCTGATCCATCAAAGACTATTAAGGAAAATCAAACTGACAAATGGGGAGTAAAAAATCAAAATACTCTTGCAACAaagaagctattttcatgttcagagtaTGAAAAGAGTTCTCTCAAATTGTTTTTTGTTGCACAACAAACAATTAGCACAGAGGATGCTAGATTTTCTTGTTCTAAGTATGGAAAATATGTTAGCCAGAGATCAAATCTTGATAAGCATGAGGTAATGCACACAGaagagaaaccatattcatgtttagaTTGCGGAACTTGTTTTGGATATCAATCACATCTTATAAgacatcagagaaatcacacaggggagaagccatattcatgttcagaatgtgggaaatgttttacaaataaatcacatcttgtaagacatcagagaagtcacacaggggagaaaccatattcatgtttagaatgtgggaaatgttttgcagataaaacatatcttgttacacatcagagaagtcacacaggggagaaaccatattcatgtttagaatgtgggaaaagttttgcaaaTAAAACATATCTTTTTACACACCAGCGAAGTCATACAGGGGAAAGACCatactcatgttcagaatgtgggaaatctttcgcACAAAAATCACATATTCTTAGACATCAGAGATGTCACACAGGgaagaaaccatattcatgttcacaatgtgggaaaggttttgcaaataaatcacatcttgttaaacACCAGAAATTTCACACAGGGGAaaggcctttttcatgttcagactgTGAGAGATGTTTTACAGAAAAATCAACTCTTAttagacatcaaagaactcacacaggggaaaaaccatattcatgttcagaatgtgggaaatattttaaccaaaaATCGTCTCTTGTAATTCACAAGAGAactcacactggagagaagccttATTCATGCTCAGAATGCGGAAAATGTTGTGCAGATAAATCAAATCTTTTGAAACACAAGAAAATTCACACTGGGCAAaagcccttttcatgttcagaatgtggaaaatgtttggtAGACAAACAAAGTCTCTTgaaacaccagagaattcacacaggggagaagccatttttgtgTGTTGAATGTGGAAAATGTTGGGCAGATAAATCAAGTCTGGTTTCACATCAGAaaatacacacaggggagaagccattttcatgttcagaatgtgggatttGTTTTCTAcgtaaatcacatcttgttagacatcagagaattcacacaggggagaagccgtattcatgttcagaatgtggcaaatgttttacccGAATATCGCACCTTTTTAGACATCAAAAATTCCACATGGAAAGAAGCCTTTATCATACCTAG